The Herpetosiphonaceae bacterium genome segment GCGCGCCCTCGTGCGCCGTCACACGGATCTGCACCGGCTGCCGGTGGAGCGGCGCGCTCGCCTGGGTGAATGGGCGAGCGGCCCTGTCGAGATCGGGATCGTCGGTGCGCCAGAGCAGATCGCCCGCTCTGATGCGCCCGGTGTTGAGCACGCCGGGGCCGAAGCGGATCTCCAAATGGCCGCCGCGCAGCGGCGTGACGTGATAGATCCGCCCGCCTTCCTCGGCGATCTCCGGGCTGCGCCAGTCCGCCGCGTCGAAGACCACGCCATCGCCCGCTTTGAGCGGCGCGGCTGCGGTAGCCGGATCGGGCGCGATCACCACGCTGTCGGGCAGCACGCGCGCGACACGGCCCATCAGCACTCCGCGATGGCGCGGCGATCGTCCGCTGACCACCGCCTGATGGTTGGTGCCGCCGACGAAATAATCGCCCAGGCCACGCGAATAGACCTGCTCAAGCTGGATCTCCTCGGCGCGGCTCGCGCTCAGCGGTAATCCGGCCCAGGCCTCGTCGACCGCCTTGCGGTAGGCGCTGGTCGTCAGCGCGACATAGTTGGCGTCTTTGTAGCGCCCCTCGATCTTGAGCGCCGACACGCCGATCTGCACAATCTCCGGGATGTGATGCAGCGCGTAGAGGTCGCCCGGCGAGAGCAGATAGCGCGCGTCGGCCAGCGGCTTGACCCGCTCGTCGACGATCATCTCGTACGGCAGCCGACATGCCTGGGCGCACTGCCCACGGTTGGCGCTGCGACCGCCCCAGGCTTCCGACGAGAAGCACTGGCCGGAGTAGGAGACGCACAGCGCGCCATGCACGAACATCTCCAGCTCACACTCGGTCGCGGCGCGAATCGCGCGGATCTCATCCAGCGATAGCTCGCGCGCCAGCACCACGCGCCGCACGCCAAGCTGCTGCGCCAGGTGAATGCCCTCCGCGCTGGTGATGCTCATCTGCGTGCTGCCGTGAACATCCAGCTCAGGCGCGATCCGGTGCGCGAGCTGCGCGATGCCCACATCCTGCACGATGATCGAGTCCGCGCCCGCCTCGGCAATCGCCGCCAGTGTTTTGGCCGCCTCGCGCAGCTCGTGGTCGAAGACCAGCGTGTTGAAGGTGACGTAGCCTTTCACGCCGCGCCGATGCAGCGTGCGCATCACATCGGGCAGCTCGTCCAGCGCAAAGCCGACTTTGGCGCGAGCCGTAAAATGCTTGAGGCCGAAGTAGACCGCGTCGGCACCGGCCTCGATCGCGGCCTGCAACTGCGGCCAGTATCCCGCCGGGCTCATAATCTCCGGCTTCGTTAGCTCAATCCGTTCTGTCATCTCAATCCCACATCCGCAGCATATACTACATGCCGATCGTCGATCAGCCTGGTGTATCGTTCTGGCATGTAGTGTACCGGGATTCTGAGGAAAAAGATCAATCCTGCGCGGCGGCGGGAACCAGATCCGGCGACACCGGCTCGGCTGCCTGGCGCGCCTCGCGGACGATCGCGTCGGGGATCTCCTGCTCGACGCGCCGCGTGCGCGGGTTGAGCAGCCCGGCGATACCGGCCACGATCGGGATCAGCCCCAGCACGATGAACAGCAAGCCGATGCCGCGCCCCGTTCCGGTGCCGATGATCTGCCCGACGCTGCCCGCCAGCGCGCCATTCTCTACCAGCAGCGGCTCGAACAATCCATCCGCCAGCGGCCCCGCGATCAGATACGCCAGCGGCGTGGTCGACCAGGCGATCATCATGCGGATCGCAAAGACGCGGCCCTGCACATCGGGCGCGACCTTGAGCTGCCAGATCGTGCGGCTGCACCCGTTGATCAGCGGAATCCAGAAGAGCTGGCAGAACGAGGCGACGGCGATCAGCGGAATCCACGAGCGAACGCCCGCCAGCATGATGCTCACGCCAAACAGGATGCCGAAGCCGAAGACGCCAAGCGCGCGGCGCTTGGGACCGCCCCAGGCGCTCATGACCATCCCGCCCACCAGCATGCCGATGCCGCCGATCGAGACGACCGTGCCCAGCGCGGTCGGCGAGGCGATCTGGAGCACCAGCGGCGGCAGCAAGACCTGCGTCACGCCGAAGGCGAAGTTGATGATCGCGAAAAAGATCAGCAGGCCCAGCAGACCGGGCCGCGCCGCGACGTAGGTCCAGCCGTAGGTCGCCTCGCGCAGCAGCGAGCCCTGCCCCGCCGCGCCCTCCGGCGTCCGCTCCGGGCTGGGAATGCGCACCATCAACTGCGTCAGCACCGCGAAGACGAACGTGACCATGTCGACCAGGATCACGCCCTCAAGGTCGATGGTGACGACCAGCAGGCCGGCCAGCATCGGCGCGACGATCGGCGCGATCGAGTTCGCCACCTCGACCAGCCCGTTGGCGCGTCCAAGCTGCTCCTTGGGCACGATCATCGTCATCGCCGCGTTGTAGGCCGGAACCTGGAAGGTGTTGAAGCTGGCGCTGGCGGCGACGGCCAGATAGATGTGCCAGATCTGGAGATTGCCGCTCATCAGCAGCAGCGCGATCGTCAGCGAGGCCAGGCCAGCGCCGGTATCGCTGATGATCATCACCCAGCGCCGGTCCCAGCGATCGACCAGCGCGCCCGCGATCGGGAAGAGCAGGATGCCCGGAAGCGCAAACGAAAAGGTGATCAGCGCAAACTGCGTCGCCGAGCCGGTCTGCTGATAAACCCACACGCCGAGCGCGAAGGCTGTCAGGCCGGAGCCGATCAGCGAGATAAGCTGTCCGAACCAGATGGTCAGGAAGGTTCCCATACCACGGGCCAGAGTCCGTTGTGCCATGGTGTGATACTCCTCGATGCACGTACCGCGTGGTTAGCGTCCCTTGTGAGCCTGGAAGTAGTCGGTCAGCGCTTTGAGCGCCGTGCTGTAGGATGCCGCCAGCCGCTCGATCGTGGCGCGCTCGTGGACGTTCTCGCTGTAGAGCCAGTCCATGCGCAGCCGATCGCCGACCAGCGTGCCGTTGACGACCAGCGGATGCGGGCGGATCGATGTGAGGTCGTGGCGATGGCCGCCGAACGCGCCCGCCAGCCGGAACAGCGACAGCCCCGGCGTGAGCGCGCCCATGTAGTTGAAGT includes the following:
- a CDS encoding DUF3656 domain-containing protein; the protein is MTERIELTKPEIMSPAGYWPQLQAAIEAGADAVYFGLKHFTARAKVGFALDELPDVMRTLHRRGVKGYVTFNTLVFDHELREAAKTLAAIAEAGADSIIVQDVGIAQLAHRIAPELDVHGSTQMSITSAEGIHLAQQLGVRRVVLARELSLDEIRAIRAATECELEMFVHGALCVSYSGQCFSSEAWGGRSANRGQCAQACRLPYEMIVDERVKPLADARYLLSPGDLYALHHIPEIVQIGVSALKIEGRYKDANYVALTTSAYRKAVDEAWAGLPLSASRAEEIQLEQVYSRGLGDYFVGGTNHQAVVSGRSPRHRGVLMGRVARVLPDSVVIAPDPATAAAPLKAGDGVVFDAADWRSPEIAEEGGRIYHVTPLRGGHLEIRFGPGVLNTGRIRAGDLLWRTDDPDLDRAARPFTQASAPLHRQPVQIRVTAHEGAPLEVEWTLAEQPQVRVVVRSPEPLRAAQRQALTPEFAREQLGRLGTTPYALADLSLDLRGRPFAPSSLLNNLRREAVEQLATLQQQPRPVTLSDPLETLEAALARTRRATTAPEPGAPQLHLLVRTPEQLEAALDLQPASITLDYLELYGLRPAVERVQASGITARVASPRILKPSEQRVVRFLLKLDCEILVRSSGLLYALRESEHPPLIGDFSLNAANALSADLFLDLGLERVTPTHDLNAAQIASLARSIGAESIEVVAYQHLPVFHTEHCVFCRFLSTGTSFKDCGHPCEKHRVALQDVHGRAHPVMADVGCRNTVFGAEAQEASRHLDQWQGAAIRHFRLEFVHETAAQVTQIASAFWETLSGQQSTHDLAQQLHRLAPQGTTQGSLFVPDAYLSLPMLQ
- a CDS encoding MFS transporter, giving the protein MAQRTLARGMGTFLTIWFGQLISLIGSGLTAFALGVWVYQQTGSATQFALITFSFALPGILLFPIAGALVDRWDRRWVMIISDTGAGLASLTIALLLMSGNLQIWHIYLAVAASASFNTFQVPAYNAAMTMIVPKEQLGRANGLVEVANSIAPIVAPMLAGLLVVTIDLEGVILVDMVTFVFAVLTQLMVRIPSPERTPEGAAGQGSLLREATYGWTYVAARPGLLGLLIFFAIINFAFGVTQVLLPPLVLQIASPTALGTVVSIGGIGMLVGGMVMSAWGGPKRRALGVFGFGILFGVSIMLAGVRSWIPLIAVASFCQLFWIPLINGCSRTIWQLKVAPDVQGRVFAIRMMIAWSTTPLAYLIAGPLADGLFEPLLVENGALAGSVGQIIGTGTGRGIGLLFIVLGLIPIVAGIAGLLNPRTRRVEQEIPDAIVREARQAAEPVSPDLVPAAAQD